A genomic window from Malassezia vespertilionis chromosome 6, complete sequence includes:
- the RSM27 gene encoding mitochondral 37S ribosomal protein S27 (EggNog:ENOG503P731; COG:J), protein MQGAPAKSLTALHALRSKVFGTTYNPNNVRTGAKYLRKSLVGGPMLKYYPPQVNLRSIREAVPAMGRLTFPEEKQRLADVERKKMLGKGPPKKGEGRRATMKGKKK, encoded by the exons atgcaaggcgcgccggcaaAATCGctcacggcgctgcacgcgctgcggagCAAAGTGTTTGGCACGACATACAATCCTAATAACGTACGCACAGGCGCGAAATATCTGCGCAAGTCGCTGGTCGGCGGCCCAATGCTCAAGTACTATCCTCCGCAAGTGAATTTGCGCTCCATTCGCGAAGCAGTACCCGCAATGGGCCGTCTGACGTTTCCTGAAGAAAAGCAGCGTCTTGCAGATgtggagcgcaagaagaTGCTAGGAAAGGGCCCACCTAAGAAGG GCGAGggtcgccgcgcgaccATGAAAGGGAAGAAAAAGTAG
- the ARO2 gene encoding chorismate synthase (COG:E; EggNog:ENOG503NUJB; BUSCO:EOG09262DUV): MSTFGTHYRVSTFGESHCAAVGCIVDGIPPGLALVASDIQRQLTRRRPGQSNLTTPRDEKDKVEILSGVEHTVTLGTPVAMMVRNQDQRPHDYTDDTLDAFPRPSHADYTYLEKYGVKASSGGGRSSARETIGRVAAGALAEKYLKDALGVEIVAFVSSVGQVHVPQYPMEHGAEAVELPLSDKYVNLLRTITRDQVDKDDVRCPDAEIAERMRQRILAAKKSDDSIGGTVTCVIRNLPVGLGEPSFDKFEAVLAHAMLSIPATKGFEVGSGFRGTEISGSIHNDPFVRKPDGKLGTKTNWSGGIQGGITNGEDVYFKIAFKPPATISQEQQTTRYDGEAGVLANRGRHDPCVVPRAIPIVEAMAAIAVMDMVLAQDAREKASSALDPAVVGGLPRSMKRHHHPSV, translated from the coding sequence ATGTCGACGTTTGGAACACATTACCGCGTGTCTACTTTTGGCGAGTCACATTGTGCAGCTGTCGGATGCATTGTAGATGGTATTCCTCCAGGTCTGGCGCTCGTTGCGTCGGATATTCAGCGCCAGCTCACGCGCAGACGACCTGGCCAAAGCAACTTGACGACCCCGCGCGACGAAAAAGACAAGGTTGAGATTTTATCGGGCGTCGAGCACACAGTCACGCTTGGTACTCCGGTTGCTATGATGGTGCGGAATCAGGATCAGCGCCCGCACGACTATACGGATGACACGCTGGATGCTTTTCCCCGTCCGAGTCACGCGGATTACACCTACCTGGAAAAGTACGGTGTCAaggcaagcagcggcggtggccgcagcagtgcgcgcgAGACGATCGGCCGTGTCGCTGCCGGCGCACTGGCCGAAAAGTATCTcaaggatgcgctcggAGTCGAAATTGTCGCATTCGTATCTTCGGTCGGACAAGTGCATGTGCCACAATACCCAATGGAACACGGCGCAGAAGCTGTCGAGCTCCCTCTTAGTGACAAGTACGTAAACTTGCTGCGTACCATTACGCGCGATCAGGTGGACAAGGACGACGTGCGCTGCCCCGATGCCGAAATCGCGGAGCGTATGCGCCAGCGCATTCTTGCCGCAAAAAAAAGCGATGACTCGATTGGCGGCACGGTGACCTGCGTGATCCGTAACCTTCCTGTCGGCTTGGGCGAGCCCAGCTTTGACAAGTTCGAAGCGGTGCTGGCCCATGCGATGCTCAGCATCCCCGCCACCAAGGGCTTCGAAGTGGGCTCTGGCTTCCGCGGTACCGAAATTTCGGGCAGCATTCACAACGACCcttttgtgcgcaagccCGACGGAAAACTCGGGACCAAAACCAACTGGAGTGGCGGTATTCAGGGTGGTATCACCAATGGCGAAGACGTCTATTTCAAGATTGCCTTCAAGCCGCCAGCGACCATCTCGCAGGAACAGCAAACTACGCGCTACGACGGCGAGGCGGGTGTGCTCGCGAACCGTGGGCGCCACGACCCATGCGTTGTGCCCCGTGCAATTCCTATCGTGGAAGCTATGGCCGCCATTGCTGTCATGGATATGGTATTGGCGCAGGATGCAAGGGAAAAGGCAAGTTCTGCGTTGGATCCGGCTGTGGTGGGCGGTTTGCCCCGCAGCATGAAAAGGCACCATCACCCCTCCGTCTAA
- the GLO3 gene encoding ADP-ribosylation factor GTPase activating protein, ER-Golgi transport (COG:T; EggNog:ENOG503NWY9): MKIGGNGAASDFFAAHGASALLAPSTEGKAKYTSQAAQLYREELKRRSLQDAAGLPLTAAFVLPRVGTAAGARNAQPNGDMDFFDEWDKPAAHIQSVELPVEASVPPMEAVLTPGAPEPAPAPAARPITSAALRAQGAGASARRSVALGAVRQGNSLLGAKPGKLGLGVRKTNAAINFDEAERRIKEEQSRAAIAAREAQVAAEATAAPTETQQELTTAAASAPAPAPAPVSPMSANKATPNKESGDDRLGMGFMRLGLAQARSKAQLQKNAPKESIVDAAETDYARSKFAAQKCTLKKKLIAAISSDQYFERGGYDSNASAEAQSRLSNFQGQASISSSQYLYVLMPTHHSGREEEEHDEYEPEERDDFAELEASAKAYYRNFMANPDVQQGIESFRTGALKLSRYLEDLSRNGA; the protein is encoded by the exons ATGAAGATCGGCGGGaatggcgccgcaagcgaCTTTTTCGCGGCACACGGCGCGAGTGCTTTGTTGGCTCCATCGACGGAGGGCAAGGCCAAATACACTTCacaggcggcgcagttATACAGGGAGGAGCTGAAGAGACGCTCTTTGCAAGACGCCGCTGGACTGCCGCTCACGGCGGCATTtgtgctgccgcgcgtcggcaCGGCTGCAGGTGCACGCAATGCACAGCCTAACGGTGATATGGACTTTTTCGACGAGTGGGATAagccagcggcgcatatACAGTCTGTTGAGCTGCCTGTTGAAGCTTCCGTGCCGCCGATGGAAGCTGTGCTTACCCCTGGCGCACCCGAGCCCGCACCCGCCCCCGCTGCGCGCCCTATTACCTCTGCGGCACTTCGGGCAcaaggcgcaggcgcaagcgcacgccgctctgtcgcgctcggtgcCGTGCGACAGGGGAATTCTTTGCTGGGCGCAAAGCCAGGCAAGCTCGGACTCGGTGTGCGTAAGACTAATGCAGCGATCAACTTTGATGAagcagagcgccgcatcaaGGAGGAGCAGTCGCGTGCGGCGATCGCCGCACGCGAAGCGCAAGTTGCTGCTGAGGCCACTGCTGCACCGACTGAAACACAGCAGGAGCTTACAACGGCAgctgcatctgcgcctgctcctgcgcctgctcctgTATCGCCCATGAGTGCGAACAAAGCGACGCCGAACAAGGAATCGGGCGACGATCGTCTCGGTATGGGCTTCATGCGACTCGGTCTCGCGCAAGCCCGGTCGAAGGCCCAGTTGCAGAAAAATGCGCCAAAAGAGAGCATTGTGGATGCAGCGGAAACCGATTatgcgcgctccaagtttgcagcgcaaaagtGTACGTTGAAGAAAAAATTAATCGCAGCCATCTCCTCGGATCAGTACTTTGAGCGTGGCGGCTACGATTCGAATGCGTCCGCAGAGGCGCAATCGCGGCTTTCCAACTTTCAGGGCCAAGCATCGATTTCTTCGAGCCAGTACTTGTACGTACTTATGCCCACTCACCACAGCGGCcgcgaggaagaggagcacGACGAGTACGAGCCCGAGGAACGTGACGAttttgccgagctggaagcgTCGGCCAAGGCGTACTATCGAAACTTTATGGCAAACCCAGATGTGCAGCAGGGTATCGAATCATTTCGCACTGGCGCACTCAAG CTCTCGCGGTATCTCGAAGACTTGAGCCGAAACGGTGCCTAG
- the CDC36 gene encoding transcriptional regulator (COG:D; COG:K; EggNog:ENOG503P25X), whose translation MSSGYVLRTGNSDYSRPTSNTAGPSIGFAGSPAGFAATVSNAKNIDLTDFPALGSQVQPHSGTGVGVGGTNLFSSSYANQAGTGMGSAPMGSGMMNMLSHNASFTHDEFPALNHGHAGTEGRVGAVPQNVHPMVGKDATLHEEDLVGQDLPRHSQFANSEVANMPIHQVLASPADRFGLVGLVSLIKTQDSDMSMMTMGSNLQSLGMNLDTASALSSTFVTPWSQDQSLASLQVEPAYHLPSCYNVQPPPPAQTKIASFSDETLLFIFYSTPRDVLQEVAAQELYARNWRYHKALHLWLTKEQNTEPLQKTPTYERGTYIFFDPGTWEKVSKNFVLMYEMLEEKPPTQGVLPVHPGASHPPTPSQHSVAQAKSHSTAIATQPSRGAAQPSADAHSPQTSFA comes from the exons ATGAGTTCTGGGTATGTGCTGCGTACAGGCAACTCTGACTACAGTCGTCCTACCTCGAATACGGCTGGGCCATCGATTGGGTTTGCTGGCAGCCCTGCAGGGTTCGCCGCTACCGTGTCGAATGCGAAAAACATTGATCTGACCGACTTTCCCGCTCTTGGATCACAGGTGCAACCACACTCTGGCACGGGCGTAGGAGTTGGCGGCACTAACCTCTTTTCTTCTTCGTACGCGAACCAGGCAGGGACGGGGATGGGGAGTGCTCCTATGGGGTCTGGTATGATGAACATGCTTTCGCACAATGCGTCATTTACACACGACGAATTTCCCGCCTTGAACCATGGGCATGCAGGCACAGAAGGAAGGGTTGGTGCAGTACCACAGAATGTGCACCCAATGG TGGGCAAGGACGCTACATTGCACGAGGAGGACCTTGTGGGCCAGGATCTGCCGCGGCATTCCCAGTTTGCGAATAGCGAAGTGGCCAACATGCCGATCCATCAGGTGCTTGCGTCGCCCGCCGACCGGTTTGGCCTGGTCGGGCTGGTGAGCTTGATCAAAACGCAAGATTCGGATATGTCTATGATGACGATGGGAAGCAACTTGCAATCCCTTGGCATGAATTTGGACACCGCGAGTGCCCTCTCATCCACGTTTGTTACCCCATGGTCCCAGGATCAGTCATTGGCGTCGCTCCAAGTGGAGCCCGCGTACCATCTTCCGAGCTGCTACAATGTGCAGCCACCGCCACCTGCGCAGACTAAGATCGCGAGCTTCAGCGATGAGACCCTCTTATTCATCTTTTACTctacgccgcgcgatgtgcTACAAGAAGTCGCGGCTCAGGAGCTTTATGCACGAAACTGGAGGTACcacaaggcgctgcatctttGGCTTACCAAGGAGCAAAATACGGAACCGCTGCAAAAGACACCGACGTACGAGCGCGGTACGTACATCTTCTTCGATCCAGGCACTTGGGAAAAGGTATCCAAGAACTTTGTGCTCATGTACGAAATGCTGGAGGAAAAGCCACCCACACAAGGCGTATTGCCCGTGCATCCTGGCGCCAGTCATCCACCCACGCCGTCGCAGCATTCTGTCGCACAAGCCAAGAGCCACTCGACAGCAATCGCGACGCAACCTTCGCGTGGGGCCGCACAGCCCAGTGCAGACGCGCATTCGCCACAAACATCGTTTGCGTAG
- the gad8 gene encoding non-specific serine/threonine protein kinase (COG:T; EggNog:ENOG503NU9W) has translation MSWRLGKKFREGSTFPFRSHSPDPYANGNEQQEAPKSPSAPTTAISSTTTPSQPDTTHADLLTVSVVNARGLSLPKGKALANKVDMTSARTPTLKERQSCLPYVVLEFDKNEVLILASGGDIEAPHWQFTANFDVSRRTDVTLHIYLRAEVVMDEPARTATPASSVLDLFRSSIPKTGEAARREAMHSIFEKSDVYLGAAKLTPAFDGSKRMDTWLPVTGGTGEIRVQLAFKSQLGRTLSIESFELLKVIGKGSFGKVMQVSKPDTSRIYAMKIIRKAHIINRSEVTHTLAERTVLAKVNSPFIVPLKFSFQSPDKLYLGLAFVNGGELFHHLQREGRFSEARARFYTAELFCALEHLHDFNVIYRDLKPENILLDYKGHIALCDFGLCKLNMGDRDTTHTFCGTPEYLAPELLLGHGYTKSVDWWTLGVLLYEMLTGLPPFYSEDVNEMYRKILHDPLTFTPEISADARDLLTRLLQRDATQRLGTGPHGTAEIKSHPFFTKHIDWAQLLSKKVQPPFKPGVASAFDTSNFDSEFTGEPALDSVVDESQMLSAAAQEQFVGFSYNAAAGAGSVGSLWQ, from the exons ATGTCGTGGAGATTGGGGAAAA AGTTTCGGGAAGGCTCGACCTTTCCTTTTAGGTCGCATTCTCCCGATCCATATGCGAATGGAAATGAGCAGCAAGAAGCGCCAAAATCGCCCTCGGCACCTACCACGGCAATTTCCAGCACAACCACCCCAAGCCAGCCGGATACAACACATGCGGACCTTTTGACGGTAAGTGTAGTAAATGCACGTGGTTTGTCGCTGCCGAAAGGCAAAGCGCTTGCCAACAAGGTGGACATGACGTCGGCGCGTACGCCTACTCTGAAAGAAAGGCAATCCTGCCTACCTTATGTCGTCCTGGAATTCGACAAGAACGAAGTGCTGATCCTTGCGTCGGGTGGCGACATTGAAGCTCCACATTGGCAGTTTACGGCCAACTTTGACGTGTCGCGTCGGACCGACGTGACCCTCCATATATATTTACGTGCCGAGGTGGTAATGGATGAGCCAGCACGAACGGCGACACCTGCGAGCAGCGTTTTGGACCTCTTTAGAAGCTCGATACCAAAGACGGGCGAagcagcacggcgagaGGCGATGCATAGTATCTTTGAAAAAAGCGATGTATACCTTGGCGCCGCCAAGCTTACGCCCGCATTCGACGGCTCCAAACGCATGGATACGTGGCTGCCGGTAACCGGCGGCACAGGCGAGATCCGGGTCCAACTTGCGTTCAAATCACAGCTTGGGCGCACGCTTTCCATCGAGTCATTTGAGCTACTCAAGGTCATTGGCAAGGGAAGTTTTGGCAAGGTGATGCAAGTAAGCAAGCCCGATACTTCGCGCATCTACGCCATGAAAATCATCCGAAAAGCACATATCATCAACCGTTCCGAAGTTACACATACGCTCGCGGAGCGGACCGTGCTTGCCAAGGTCAATTCGCCCTTCATTGTACCGCTCAAGTTCTCTTTCCAGAGTCCAGATAAGCTGTACCTCGGTCTCGCCTTTGTCAATGGCGGCGAGCTCTTCCATCATTTGCAGCGTGAAGGTCGGTTcagcgaagcgcgcgcgcgattttaCACCGCAGAACTTTTTTGCGCATTGGAACATTTGCACGACTTTAACGTGATTTACCGCGACCTAAAGCCAGAAAACATTCTTTTGGACTATAAGGGACATATCGCCTTGTGCGACTTTGGTCTTTGCAAGCTCAACATGGGCGACAGAGACACTACGCATACTTTCTGTGGCACGCCCGAGTACCTCGCACCGGAGCTATTACTGGGCCACGGTTATACCAAGTCTGTGGACTGGTGGACACTCGGCGTTTTACTCTACGAAATGCTTACAGGCCTGCCTCCGTTTTACTCGGAAGATGTAAATGAGATGTACCGCAAAATTTTACACGACCCGCTTACCTTCACGCCCGAGATTAGCGCAGACGCGCGTGACCTACTCACGCGATTGCTACAGCGCGATGCTacgcagcgccttggtACCGGCCCACATGGTACCGCAGAGATCAAGTCGCATCCATTCTTTACGAAACACATCGACTGGGCGCAGCTACTGAGCAAGAAAGTACAGCCGCCATTTAAACCAGGGGTTGCATCCGCATTTGACACGTCCAACTTTGACTCCGAGTTCACCGGCGAGCCAGCTCTAGATAGTGTTGTGGATGAGAGCCAAATGCTCAGTGCCGCCGCACAAGAGCAGTTTGTTGGCTTCAGCTACAATGCAGCAGCCGGCGCAGGAAGCGTCGGCAGCCTTTGGCAGTAA
- the RPC19 gene encoding RNA polymerase subunit AC19 (COG:K; EggNog:ENOG503P58J), with protein sequence MAAIDELDAAAVQGKITLLPGHDVELTSVTFCIQDEDHTMGNALRYMLMKDARVEFCGYTIPHPSESKVHIRVQMVENTVSAVQAFAEALSNLYGLLETVQEEYTASLTDGQFERTETKPIPVSLRKEFSG encoded by the exons ATGGCAGCCATCGACGAATTGGATGCTGCTGCGGTGCAAGGGAAAATTACACTG CTCCCGGGGCATGATGTCGAGCTTACTTCTGTCACATTCTGTATCCAGGACGAGGATCATACCATGGGAAATGCATTGCGGTATATGTTGATGAAAGA TGCACGCGTTGAATTTTGCGGGTATAC GATTCCGCATCCCTCGGAGAGCAAAGTGCACATTCGTGTCCAGATGGTCG AAAACACGGTGTCTGCGGTGCAGGCCTTTGCTGAAGCGCTCTCGAATCTGTATGGGCTGTTGGAGACTGTCCAGGAAGAATATACTGCAAGCCTTACCGATGGGCAATTTGAACGCACAGAAACGAAGCCGATTCCCGTGTCGTTGCGAAAAGAGTTTTCTGGCTAG
- a CDS encoding uncharacterized protein (EggNog:ENOG503NZFE; COG:C), which produces MASVPKAMRAVLIKGDKGPSSALYIGDAPTPKIDLTSNNVIVKTKAFALNRMDLLQREGKYPVPPGASKILGVEFSGTVAEVGSGAAHFKVGDPVFGLTMGGAYAEYVSIPAPMLLHKPSALSWVQAAAIPEAFLTAYQALHVIGELKRGEDVLVHAGASSVGLAAIQLAKNAGANRIYVTAGTAGKMDTCKSLGATDAFNYKEENWKDALMRATDNKGVDIIMDFVGAPYFANNIASLKLDGRLIIQGLMGGYNVQDCNIVPILLKRLRIEGSTLRSRGLEYQSMLVQDFFHGGGLDAIVHGSSTGHTELEDRVRVYKVVDWKDIKDAQDEMAENKSRLKACLGQTLTRRHWKEYASTEN; this is translated from the coding sequence ATGGCATCTGTCCCTAAAGCGATGCGTGCGGTATTGATCAAAGGCGACAAAGGCCCTTCGAGCGCGTTGTACattggcgatgcgccgacACCCAAAATTGACCTTACTAGCAATAATGTAATTGTCAAGACAAAGGCGTTTGCATTGAACCGCATGGatttgctgcagcgcgagggAAAATACCCTGTGCCTCCAGGCGCGAGCAAGATTCTTGGCGTCGAGTTCAGCGGCACGGTCGCCGAGGttggcagcggcgcggcgcacttcAAGGTCGGCGATCCTGTGTTTGGCCTGACCATGGGCGGTGCCTACGCCGAGTACGTGAGCATTCCCGCGCCCATGTTGCTGCACAAGCCTTCGGCGCTTTCGTGGGTCCAAGCTGCGGCGATCCCCGAGGCGTTCCTCACCGCATACCAAGCACTGCACGTCATTGGTGAGctcaagcgcggcgaggaCGTTTTGGTTCATGCCGGGGCTTCAAGCGTTGGCCTCGCTGCGATCCAGCTGGCGAAAAATGCAGGTGCGAACCGCATTTATGTCACGGCAGGCACGGCGGGCAAGATGGATACTTGCAAGTCGCTTGGTGCTACGGACGCGTTCAATTACAAAGAGGAGAACTGGAAGGATGCACTGATGCGTGCTACCGATAACAAGGGCGTCGACATCATTATGGATTTTGTTGGTGCGCCGTACTTTGCCAACAACATTGCCTCGCTCAAGCTGGACGGACGTTTGATCATCCAAGGCCTCATGGGCGGGTACAATGTCCAAGATTGCAACATTGTGCCCATTCTGTtaaagcgcttgcgcatcgaAGGCAGTACTTTACGCAGCCGCGGCCTCGAGTACCAGTCCATGCTCGTACAAGACTTTTTCCACGGCGGTGGTCTCGATGCGATCGTGCATGGCTCGTCCACGGGCCATACCGAACTCGAGGACCGCGTGCGTGTGTACAAGGTAGTTGACTGGAAAGACATCAAAGACGCGCAGGATGAGATGGCCGAAAACAAGAGTAGGTTGAAAGCGTGCCTTGGGCAGACACTGACGCGCAGACACTGGAAAGAGTACGCCAGCACGGAAAACTGA
- the PGM2 gene encoding phosphoglucomutase (alpha-D-glucose-1,6-bisphosphate-dependent) (COG:G; EggNog:ENOG503NV3F) has translation MTVQRVATKPFEGQKPGTSGLRKRVKVFEQEHYTENFVQAILDAIPDGPKGSTLLVGGDGRYFSEPAVQTIIRICAGNGVNKLIVGQNGILSTPAASHVIRQRKATGGILLTASHNPGGPDADFGIKYNTKNGGPAPESVTDKIFELTKSLDHYFLVDGPDVDIAAQGTKRHGEMDIEVIDSVKDYVDYLAQIFDFDMIRSFLGNGDFSVRFDALHGVTGPYAEAIFLDRLGLGKNAVQNTLPLPDFGGGHPDPNLTYAKSLVNAVEKEQLSFGAASDGDGDRNMILGKGAFVNPSDSVAIIADWAERVIPYFKGGIRGLARSMPTSGAIDRVAKAHNYEFFEVPTGWKFFGNLMDAERLSICGEESFGTGSDHIREKDGLWAVVAWLSILAAANKEKPGTSVHDVLQAHYNKYGRNFFSRYDYEEVSSDNAAKMMDALRSKSETPTFIGSQLGAFKVAEAADFSYVDPIDGSVSKHQGLYVCFDDGSRIIFRLSGTGSMGATIRLYVEKYTHDPSEYNADVQVALKPLIHEALTLSALQQWTGRNAPTVIT, from the exons ATGactgtgcagcgcgttgCAACAAAGCCTTTTGAAGGACAGAAGCCGGGCACCTCGGGACTTCGGAAGCG TGTCAAAGTTTTTGAACAGGAACATTATACGGAGAATTTTGTGCAGGCTATCCTGGATGCGATCCCAGACGGACCGAAAGGATCTACTCTGCTTGTGGGGGGTGACGGTCGCTATTTTTCTGAGCCTGCAGTGCAAACGATTATACGCATATGCGCTGGCAATGGGGTAAACAAGTTGATTGTTGGGCAGAATGGTATTCTGTCTACGCCTGCGGCCTCGCATGTAATCCGACAGCGCAAGGCCACGGGGGGTATTTTGCTCACCGCGAGCCATAATCCTGGTGGTCCCGACGCTGACTTTGGTATCAAGTACAACACAAAGAACGGCGGGCCTGCTCCGGAAAGCGTCACGGACAAGATTTTTGAGTTGACCAAGTCGCTTGACCACTACTTCCTTGTCGACGGTCCCGACGTGGACATTGCCGCTCAAGGCACCAAGAGGCATGGAGAGATGGATATCGAGGTGATTGACTCTGTCAAAGATTATGTCGATTACCTCGCGCAGATCTTTGACTTTGACATGATCCGCTCCTTCCTCGGAAACGGTGACTTTTCCGTGCGtttcgacgcgctgcacggcgtcACGGGCCCCTATGCAGAGGCCATCTTTCTCGACCGCTTGGGGCTCGGCAAGAATGCGGTGCAGAATACCCTTCCATTGCCCGACTTTGGTGGCGGACACCCCGACCCCAACTTGACGTACGCCAAGTCGCTCGTCAATGCCGTCGAGAAGGAGCAGCTGTCGTTTGGTGCCGCGAGCGACGGCGATGGCGACCGCAATATGATCCTCGGCAAGGGTGCGTTTGTGAACCCCAGCGACAGTGTTGCAATCATTGCCGACTGGGCAGAGCGTGTGATTCCATACTTTAAAGGTGGCATCCGCGGCCTGGCGCGTAGTATGCCGACCAGTGGTGCCATAGACCGAGTGGCTAAGGCGCACAACTACGAGTTCTTTGAGGTGCCGACTGGCTGGAAGTTCTTTGGGAACCTCATGGACGCCGAACGCCTGTCTATTTGCGGCGAAGAGTCTTTTGGAACCGGCTCGGACCATATCCGCGAAAAGGATGGTCTCTGGGCAGTCGTCGCCTGGCTCAGTATCTTGGCCGCGGCCAACAAGGAGAAGCCAGGTACTTCGGTGCACGATGTGCTACAGGCACATTATAACAAGTACGGCCGCAACTTTTTCAGCCGCTACGACTACGAGGAGGTGAGCAGCGACAATGCCGCAAAGATGATGGACGCCTTACGCAGCAAATCTGAAACGCCCACTTTCATTGGTAGccagctcggcgcattTAAAGTCGCTGAAGCAGCAGACTTTAGCTACGTGGACCCCATCGACGGCAGTGTGAGCAAGCACCAAGGCTTGTATGTGTGCTTCGACGACGGCTCGCGCATTATTTTCCGCCTCAGCGGAACGGGCAGTATGGGTGCGACCATCCGTCTGTACGTGGAGAAATATACCCACGATCCAAGCGAGTACAACGCCGACGTTCAAGTGGCACTCAAGCCGCTCATCCACGAGGCACTCACACTcagcgcactgcagcagTGGACTGGGCGCAACGCGCCTACAGTGATTACATAA
- the SEN34 gene encoding tRNA-intron lyase (COG:J; EggNog:ENOG503NXRC; BUSCO:EOG09263U71) — MDELRAFYPDRVPIHLSNGIAYVWESRDVEFVRAKHNLCGLLSGTLPLIPQQNVFLGLPLRLLPEEVVLLLRRGAAILIDEAHAYFPPTEAEREAFFEREAQRILAQKEATIQQQEEHRKRVEDAMHGENTVDPKALERRRARQASKQEKNAAAPSAVPQDPASVLERMPYVHYTQGSSKEVPGYRPLTRTMQSVKDGKVNAYDTLKDAALAEVWEYPKTAEQRARCAVFEDLHGKGYFMSTGLRFGGDFVVYPGDPLRYHSHFTVTVLTTPDQPLAAFQIIASGRLGTAVKKSHLLSQAYLTSTDDEVAWMQRTEGLDDASNAVARSWGGVQHWSLAWAGFGT, encoded by the coding sequence atggacgagctgcgcgcgttttATCCCGACCGCGTCCCCATCCATCTCTCCAATGGGATTGCATACGTTTGGGAGAGCCGCGATGTGGAAtttgtgcgcgccaaacacaaTCTATGTGGCCTGCTAAGCGGCACATTACCGCTTATTCCGCAGCAAAACGTATTCCTCGgcttgccgctgcgtcTCCTTCCCGAAGAAGTGGtcttgctgctgcggcgcggcgcggcaatcTTGATTGATGAGGCACATGCTTACTTTCCTCCGACTGAGGCAGAGCGCGAAGCGTTTTTTGAAcgcgaagcgcagcgtattCTAGCCCAAAAGGAGGCGACAATTCAGCAGCAGGAGGAACATCGCAAACGCGTAGAGGATGCCATGCACGGCGAAAATACGGTAGATCCAAAAGCTTTGGAgaggcgccgtgcgcgtcAAGCAAGCAAGCAAGAAAAAAATGCAGCCGCGCCCTCTGCTGTGCCCCAAGATCCTGCATccgtgctggagcgcatgccCTACGTGCACTATACCCAGGGTTCCTCTAAGGAGGTACCTGGCTACCGCCCCTTGAcgcgcacgatgcagagcgtgAAAGATGGTAAAGTTAATGCGTATGATACACTCaaagacgctgcgcttgcagagGTATGGGAATACCCCAAGACGGCcgagcagcgtgcacgGTGTGCGGTATTCGAAGACCTGCATGGGAAAGGGTATTTCATGAGCACGGGCTTGCGCTTTGGTGGCGATTTTGTTGTGTACCCTGGCGATCCTTTGCGGTACCATTCGCACTTCACAGTGACGGTGCTTACGACGCCGGACCAGCCACTAGCGGCATTCCAAATTATTGCTTCGGGTCGACTGGGCACGGCGGTGAAGAAATCGCACTTGCTCAGCCAGGCGTATCTCACATCTACAGACGATGAGGTTGcatggatgcagcgcacagaAGGACTCGACGATGCGTCCAACGCAGTGGCAAGGTCGTGGGGCGGCGTGCAACATTGGAGCTTGGCTTGGGCTGGATTCGGTACATAG